A single window of Candidatus Desulfofervidus auxilii DNA harbors:
- the pyrF gene encoding orotidine-5'-phosphate decarboxylase, producing MIKNIPLNKRIIFALDVPTEEEAKSLVKKFERQIKFYKVGLELFLASWFKIVDWLLERDLEVMLDLKFFDVPQTVASAVKQLKNRGISFATVHGNDAILKAANEAKEGIKILAVTVLTSLDEADLKDLGFQCNVEELVLSRAKRALELGCDGVVSSGLEAKKLRKCLGNHFLIVTPGIRPVKNQKDNQKRIVTVKEAFLNGADYVVIGRPLRKAKNPYQLIEKLQEEIVEALSELS from the coding sequence ATGATAAAAAATATCCCTCTTAACAAAAGGATAATCTTTGCTTTAGATGTACCTACTGAAGAAGAAGCAAAAAGCCTGGTGAAAAAATTTGAAAGACAAATTAAATTTTACAAAGTAGGACTAGAGCTTTTTTTAGCAAGTTGGTTTAAAATAGTTGATTGGCTATTAGAAAGAGATTTAGAAGTAATGCTTGATTTGAAATTTTTTGATGTACCGCAAACTGTTGCCTCTGCTGTAAAACAATTAAAGAATCGGGGAATTTCCTTTGCTACTGTACATGGTAATGATGCTATTTTAAAAGCAGCCAATGAAGCAAAAGAGGGTATAAAAATTTTAGCAGTAACAGTACTTACCAGTTTGGATGAAGCTGATTTAAAAGATTTAGGGTTTCAATGTAATGTAGAAGAATTAGTACTTTCTCGTGCTAAAAGGGCATTAGAGCTTGGTTGTGATGGAGTAGTTAGTTCAGGGCTTGAAGCAAAAAAGTTGAGAAAATGTTTGGGAAACCATTTTTTAATTGTGACACCTGGCATAAGACCTGTTAAAAATCAGAAAGATAATCAAAAACGCATTGTGACTGTGAAAGAGGCATTTTTAAATGGAGCTGATTATGTAGTCATTGGACGACCTCTTAGAAAAGCTAAAAATCCTTATCAATTAATTGAAAAATTACAAGAGGAAATAGTGGAAGCACTCTCTGAATTAAGTTAA
- a CDS encoding ribbon-helix-helix domain-containing protein yields the protein MKRIMITIEKELLKKIDAITKNRSAFIRNAVIDYLKKIEKEKKLEQLISEIEKSKIKVPKDFKFSREDIYET from the coding sequence ATGAAGAGAATAATGATAACTATAGAAAAAGAATTATTAAAAAAAATTGATGCAATAACTAAAAATAGAAGTGCTTTTATTAGAAATGCAGTAATAGATTATTTAAAAAAAATAGAAAAAGAAAAAAAACTGGAGCAGTTAATTAGCGAGATTGAAAAAAGCAAAATAAAAGTTCCTAAAGATTTTAAATTTAGTAGAGAAGACATTTATGAAACATAA
- a CDS encoding PIN domain-containing protein, protein MKHKAFVDTNVLIYLYSEDEIKRKIAQNIIKTFYVIINTQVIGEFVTVLTRKLGYNKEIAIMEAKRIVKVFEILPIDSDTVKLTFCVFKDYMFSYFDAQIVASALLSESDILFSEDMQDGLQVYSKLIIKNPFK, encoded by the coding sequence ATGAAACATAAAGCATTTGTTGATACTAATGTCCTTATTTATCTTTACTCAGAAGATGAAATAAAAAGAAAAATTGCTCAGAATATTATAAAAACATTTTATGTTATTATTAATACTCAAGTTATAGGAGAATTTGTGACTGTACTTACCAGAAAACTTGGTTACAATAAAGAAATAGCAATAATGGAGGCGAAAAGAATAGTAAAAGTTTTTGAAATTTTACCTATTGATTCTGATACAGTAAAATTAACATTTTGCGTTTTTAAAGATTATATGTTTTCTTATTTTGATGCTCAGATTGTAGCTTCGGCACTTTTATCTGAATCAGATATCTTATTCAGTGAAGATATGCAAGATGGATTACAGGTATATAGTAAACTAATTATAAAGAATCCATTTAAATAA